A window of Spodoptera frugiperda isolate SF20-4 chromosome 17, AGI-APGP_CSIRO_Sfru_2.0, whole genome shotgun sequence contains these coding sequences:
- the LOC118276615 gene encoding tetraspanin-2A, whose amino-acid sequence MSTTGASSVLLFILNILHVVFGLGITCAAIWFFVEVHSITSLRNTNHYLLDYNVYWPQAIPWVFIFVGVFVVCVSCCGFVGAKKKSSGLVVMYIVFEVTAILALVTAAVVALTCADSSSTDKFIQDTVWDVFTTMKNDRNVEVDFGNMEKRLQCCGASSPRDYINWRRDFPVSCCDTYYHGWIGQYNIDCDFTNKLANERHGCTEVATNYTRIIIRVLSGACAFTAFLGLMNLIVAVTLSKSMKNRRPKPMPVQLESESKKGLL is encoded by the coding sequence atgaGTACTACCGGCGCCTCCTCCGTCCTCCTGTTCATCCTGAACATCCTGCACGTGGTGTTCGGGCTCGGCATCACCTGTGCCGCCATCTGGTTCTTCGTGGAGGTGCACAGCATCACCAGCCTGCGCAACACCAACCACTACCTGCTCGACTACAACGTGTACTGGCCGCAGGCCATCCCCTGGGTGTTCATCTTCGTCGGAGTGTTCGTGGTGTGTGTGTCGTGCTGCGGCTTCGTCGGCGCCAAGAAGAAGAGCAGTGGCCTGGTGGTGATGTACATCGTGTTCGAGGTGACCGCCATCCTCGCGCTGGTGACGGCCGCGGTGGTCGCGCTCACCTGCGCCGACAGCAGCTCCACCGACAAGTTCATCCAGGACACCGTCTGGGACGTCTTCACCACCATGAAGAACGACCGCAACGTGGAGGTGGACTTCGGCAACATGGAGAAGCGGCTGCAGTGCTGCGGCGCGTCCAGCCCGCGCGACTACATCAACTGGCGCCGCGACTTCCCCGTGTCGTGCTGCGACACCTACTACCACGGCTGGATCGGCCAGTACAACATCGACTGCGACTTCACCAACAAGCTGGCCAACGAGCGCCACGGCTGCACCGAGGTGGCCACCAACTACACGCGCATCATCATCCGCGTGCTGTCCGGCGCGTGCGCATTCACCGCCTTCCTCGGCCTCATGAACCTGATCGTCGCCGTCACGCTGTCCAAGAGCATGAAGAACCGCCGGCCGAAGCCGATGCCGGTGCAGCTCGAGTCGGAGAGCAAGAAGGGTCTGCTGTAA
- the LOC118276616 gene encoding 23 kDa integral membrane protein produces the protein MGKDELIKNVLYVMNIIYAVFGLVTAATGIWFFVQLTEFVGLRNSNHYLLDYRVYWPQVAPWLFILTGIFILMISFCGWCGANRESRGMLGLFGLFLMLIVVLQLIAAVLIFVYVDGEDTDRFIKDTVYDGYYNSQSNPDVFKAFGKIERKLRCCGANDARDYRSWRNDLPLTCCLDSYYRATCEFTDKEANERLGCAKVASVYTKIISSSVAGASLLMSLLEICGIVLAWKLFHSLREVEHYITERKEGETEC, from the coding sequence ATGGGGAAAGACGAGCTTATCAAAAACGTTCTCTATGTTATGAACATTATCTACGCGGTGTTCGGCCTCGTCACCGCAGCCACGGGCATCTGGTTCTTTGTGCAGCTCACTGAGTTCGTCGGCCTCCGGAACAGCAACCACTACCTGCTGGACTACAGGGTCTACTGGCCCCAGGTAGCGCCATGGCTGTTCATCCTCACGGGAATCTTCATCCTCATGATCTCCTTCTGTGGATGGTGCGGCGCCAACCGGGAGAGCCGCGGCATGCTCGGCCTGTTCGGGCTGTTCCTCATGCTCATCGTGGTGCTGCAGCTGATCGCCGCCGTCCTCATCTTCGTGTACGTTGATGGAGAGGACACAGACAGGTTCATCAAGGATACAGTGTACGACGGATACTACAACTCGCAGTCCAACCCCGATGTGTTCAAAGCTTTCGGCAAGATCGAGCGCAAGCTGCGCTGCTGCGGCGCCAACGACGCGCGCGACTACAGGAGCTGGCGGAACGACCTGCCGCTGACGTGCTGCCTCGACAGCTACTACCGCGCCACCTGCGAGTTCACCGACAAGGAGGCCAACGAACGGCTCGGTTGTGCTAAAGTGGCCTCAGTGTACACCAAGATCATCAGCTCGTCGGtggcgggcgcctcgctgctcaTGTCGCTGCTGGAGATATGCGGCATCGTGCTGGCGTGGAAGCTGTTCCACTCGCTGCGGGAGGTGGAGCACTACATCACGGAGCGCAAGGAGGGAGAAACGGAGTGCTAG